One Thermodesulfobacteriota bacterium DNA segment encodes these proteins:
- a CDS encoding Fur family transcriptional regulator: MRASFTELRKEILRIIEESAQPLMVKDVLTRLEPKPNLSTIYRALDFLCRKGLVKSVSFSSDANYYFSAKKGHAHFLYCRGCSEIQVFDQCFADKIQKNIEHEFDYKITDHFFYFSGICDDCRHRMVDLRSG; this comes from the coding sequence ATGAGAGCGAGCTTCACAGAGCTTAGGAAAGAAATACTGAGGATCATCGAGGAGTCGGCACAGCCGCTGATGGTCAAGGACGTCCTGACCCGGCTCGAGCCGAAACCGAACCTCTCGACAATATACCGGGCCCTCGATTTTCTCTGCAGGAAGGGGCTCGTAAAGTCGGTTTCGTTTTCCTCGGATGCAAACTACTACTTCAGCGCGAAGAAGGGACACGCGCACTTTCTCTACTGCAGAGGGTGCTCCGAAATACAGGTATTCGACCAGTGCTTTGCTGATAAAATACAGAAGAACATCGAGCACGAGTTCGACTACAAGATAACGGACCACTTCTTTTACTTCTCCGGGATATGCGACGACTGCCGCCACCGCATGGTCGATCTCCGGTCCGGCTAA